Part of the Onthophagus taurus isolate NC chromosome 11, IU_Otau_3.0, whole genome shotgun sequence genome is shown below.
CTTGGTTTTTCAAGGATGCTTTGTATATCTGGATAAGAAGTTAAATATTTTGCACGTTTtgatggttttctttttacttcGTTTTTTGAATGATTAACGTTACACATGTGGCTCCGCTTTGATGGATTATCATTCCACGTATTagattttgacaaatttttccCCCCCCCACTTTTCTTCCGcatataaaaatgaatatttgtTCTCAAAACTTGCGGTTGTCTGAATTTCCTCAATCCTTGACGTATTCAATGTAAGACAATCATCcgtgttttcaattttatgagATCCTAAATTTACCTTAAGAGCCCACTTTACCAGGTCGGTCAGTTTCTGAGGGGCGCAGACGACGGACGTTCGGAAGCAACGAGGCGGAGTTTATTTTCTACTAGGCCCGACcctttatagataaaaaaaacatcgtgtttattttattacgattctttttctcgtcgatgttgttaatgaagaaattaaacgacttcttctaaatattattgtttattaacaatttttcttaattacgaattacaatcaatctttttattgactttccaatttatttattattttagttattattttgattttttattaataatcgtaGTCGTAGCCCACCTTTTTActacgtttgtttttttaagtattttggttcacaacaatttacattacgcaaatatcagttttttaatgctttttttcgatatgaatagaatattaattttttaatagagaaATTAGAGAAAGAAGTTGAGAACATCTAAGATTATGGGTTTATAATTCAATTGAATGTAaggcaaaaatcaatttcaaatgcaataaataattttgtgaggcataaaacatttatatcattttgaaacgaaaataacatttataacttcattttatattaaaatagatatatttgCAATACAGGGAATGTGAAAAGTTCGGcacaacatttataaattatatctttgttGTATTCTTATGCGTTCgtttgatatacaggtgtctcagagtaaccgtgtaagtaattttttatttgaaaacacaggtagttacaaaaattaaagaaaaaatagctGAATAAATGTGGTtcctttatgaatattattacttttcattcgaacttttttaatatttctgtttaaaaaaatggactgCATGGTCTGCATCACCTTGTAtaagtaaatgaaataatatgtaatacctaattaataataatattaaataatgcttcaagtatacaaaatatggctaatagtgtaataaataaaacagccctgactagaaaaatctttaggaaattttaatttgccatCGTTGAATAGATGTAAGCTCTTGAAATTCGCTGGACACTTCACCTCGACGAtggcattttcgttttttattgtttcatttggACTTGCAACTAAGAATCCATACATCCTACGGATGAATAGAGCTCAAGAGTTTGCTGGCAAGTTATAattactttcaaatttttttaatgcaagccATTCATAGTCTTGGCCATGTTTAGTGTTATTATTTCTAGCAAATTTCGAGTACAAGattgatttaactttatttaagcaaGACATGTCATTTCTCATCCTACATACATCACCAAATCTCGATGCAGTTAGGCACAGATACTTTTCTTGGATCCATATCTGATTGGTACTTTAGCTTCTGGtaagaatttgtattttatttctgttaatgCATCCATCTTGCAAGTTTccaataaattcttctttcttttatattcttcgTGTGAAATGTCactcataaattataaccgaATTGCTATCATTACCCTGATCGGCTTTCGCTACCTACctgaattaccctgtatacacgagtattttattttattgtatacaattattttatagcagTACCACTCCGGATGATGCATcgtaattgatttttgatgTTGTTCGAGCGTTTAGCGTTTACAGTCTTTATTCAGTCTTTATTTACTTCTCCTGAAGctgtaactaaattaattcttctttacctGCGTTCTTCATAGACTGCTATGCCATGTCACTTACggtttcttgatatttttggaatgtttttgttaacataaatgGTATATCCACacataacaataattcttCAGCCTGTGTATATCCGGTACCGACAGATAACAGAAACAACAGCAGAGTTTATCTCAATAGACTCTTTGCTTTCTTCAGTGTAAAGCTTCTTTTTTATCCCGcacataaaacatttattatttatcttatgTATTATTTATCTTATGGTATCGCTTCAAATAAtgtatcgttttaatttttactgtaatggtttattctttttaaataagtcctTTTTATGTGTGCCAcagtttatacaataaaattaataaaatttaacttacctttcggaatgaatacatttttcaattgaatctcggactataaaatatgaaattttagattttataaaaatttatatcgtaAATTATTACCGTCTATTACTCCTTTTTCGAGAACATCTTCAAATGctaaggggtagttttttagatgaacatacccattgtttataaaaactttacacaaactaaattaaactaacactatagtacacaataaaataacaactattgactataaattcaaaaattttgttaaattacacAATCATTAGTAGAAAATCACGGaaaataaagttcaaaacgtacttttggaaatgattattttctctaccacattaaaaagtaatagatAAAACAAGGAGCTTCGATGAAGAGAGTCGATGTCAGCGTCGCTCAGTCGGCAGGAGGCGGGACTAACGCGGTGGTAATACTTCGTGGGAATCTTGAcggaaaatattcatttttacgctacttttttgcaattttagcaaattacaaactattcctttataactaaaaattttgaaaaaatttatttgaaaaatattactattatCAAGTATACTATCATGCAAGCTAAAAAAGAACGACcaaattgtataatattgaggaaaaaaacccctttttttggaaaactttaaaaattttcaccatgCGTTATGTAGAATTGTTAGAAGAAGCtatgtacaaaatttcatccaaatattttcataaataatgtatgttttttgtaatttgccgAGCTGTATGGTAAAGTAGCCTCTTAAGACTTGGAATCGGCGCATCATCGACTTCCGCTggcatatttaattttaatatttcatccGGCATTGGCATATCGACCTTGGAAATGTTGTTCGCTGTAGTGTTGATTTGAGGTTTTGATACAGATTCATAAGCCGAGTTTAAGAGTTTCTCAGTGCCGCAAATTGATCGTATGTGTTTGACCTAAAACTTATCAACACGAAGATTTTTGTcgttatttaaaattagatGTTTTAACTCTCTAAAATATTCTTCACTTAATGTTGACGTTGCAGGAGATCCATCAGGTGCCAATATGCACGTCCATAGAGTAAAGTGCTTGCTGAttcttaaaagatttttcgCAAAATCTGGACACCAATATGGATTAGGTCGATCGCCGGTTTGCGCGATTAATTTACAACCACATTCtacgtttttcaaaaatgtacttaaACTCCCTGATGTTGCAAATTCAGACTCTTCTAAgtcaatatttataatatattcaTCTCCAATATTGTTTACGTCGACATTTATTTTGCTttgtattataatattaacatCTACTATATCCTTTTCAAACTCCGATTTAATCCCCTGAATTAATCGTTTGTGGGCCCCATAACAACCTTCATTTAGATTTACATCTTCAGTTTCTGAAAACGCTACAGTTAAGGTGTCACGTAACAGGGATTCAAATACTTTGAAAGTAGTACATTTTGCAAGAAGTCCAATACACCGGAGAAAGAATTCTTTGACACGTGTAAAAgtattacaaaaacatttctAGCGAGTGACAAGCTTGATAAGGTGAGCAATATCAATTCTAATGCAACACCGTGGACGAGATACGACAATTAAAAAGCATTTATTGACATAGGTGTTCAGATCACATGATTCAAATGCTAAGCAGACAGCATTTAAAAGCGCCATGGCGTAATCGGTTACAATTTCGGCTGGACACGGCACACCAGAGCGCAACCACTCTCGTAACCAATAAGTAAGCAAGTTTGCATCGTGTTTCTCCGAAACCATTTGGACTACCGATAAGATTTTTGAACAACATGGAACTACACCTTGATAAAGATACATTGGCGAACTTGATCCATCcggttttgtaattttttttacaatggAACCTGTTGCATCAATACTTAGGCTACTACATTTTGTCGCGTCTTTGCAGTGGTTTTTGTAAAGGAAGATTTGTTCTGGAGTCCAAtcattgcaaaaaatttatcgtAGCCAATCTCCCGAATAGTACCTGTAAATTCAGGACGATATTTCAATTCATGCACTGATTGAAAAAGGTCAATACGAAGTCCTAATTCCCGGTCAGTTTCTGTTTGCTTTGCCTTACGTAAAACATTTTCGTTGTGCAAATGCGCGGGAACTTTATCTTCAAAATCCATTAGTTCATTGGCTTTCTGTCTACGCCAAGCATAGGTTGACTGAGCAGTAACCTCTTTTGCTACTCGTTGTCTGAGTACACCTCGTAAATGACGcttttttttatgttcaatattttttgtatcactTGTTGAAATTTGCAGCGTGATATGGTCATCTGTTGGTTGGTCTGGCGCGTACAAATTAATTCCTACTCCACATGCGATACATAAACCTTTAATCCATAGCCATGGTTCTCCTGGATTTAAGTTAACTTTTGGCTTTTGAAAGCATAGCAACATGGCAGCGGATGTTCTTGCCACAATTGTTTTTGCATTACATCGGTCCAGCCTTGTCTTAATACATTATACGCCCTACCCTTATAAATTCTACTAACAGGTCGAATACTGTTCCAATCGTCGCCTCAAATAGTAATTGTCGCTCTAAGAGGCACTAACGCGTGTCGGGATATATTCATCGACCAATTTGAATCACCGGTACTATTCATTTCGGAATTAGATATATCGGAAGTTGATGTATTGGCTTTTTGATTaacattatgaaattttcgtAGCATGTCTTGTATTTCGTGGTCATTTCGAGAGATGTACAAATACATGTGTTTAGCTGACATTTTGTTATCCATTTTTATAACTGCCTCATTCCAAACATTATATGCTAACGATTTCAATTTTCCGGCCTCATCAAAAAACATTAGCTCTTTTATcgaattaaaaatcatttcaacagAAAATTTAGCTACACGCGGCATTTTTAAACTTCTTCCGACACCCGAAACccaaaattaatcaacaaagCGTTTAATCAAacagtataataaaaaagacgaGAGcagaataaaaaagaataatatcCAGATAAACAGACTTGTTTGCaaagaagattaaaaataCGAGCTATCATAGCACATCTAAGAATTAACCTTAATAACGTTTCACAGAAGAACACAGTGAAGATTATCGACGAAGATGATATAATGACGAATGTGACAAGAAGTGAAAAGAAAAGCGAAAATACCCGCTAGTACATATGTTGTCTTGTGTACAACACGTGTTTATATGGGTAAGTCTAGTCgatataaatcatcaaaacatTAAACGGTGCATACCAGGCCACACCGGCTAGAGTTGAGAACGGTTTGGGTCGTAACCGTAACGTCAATTTAGTCTTATGTATACTTGAAAAGTATGGGAACCACCGAGACCCGGGGCGTCCcctaatattaaaaaaaaagctgtattttgaaatgtaattttttcacACTTTGTTACATTGAGGTGGAGCCTATTTTCATTACACCAAGTCAAGAGTCCCTATGAACGCTGTTGTTATGAACGTATCCCCTCCGCAAAGGCCTTGTTGTGACGTGATTGGAAGAATTTGTCATTGGAATATTGTCATTTCTGTTTTTACTTATAgagtatgtccccggatcgagttacaaagaagaaaaaaatttttgttactgattttccaaacatatctcagcataaataatgcgtcggatatgttcaaaccactaaatcgcacgaactttatattgtaactatagaagttaactaattattcccatttttatgtaaaaattatacttttcctaaattaaaaatttttcaagttcaatttacgatacgtaaccatagaaaccaataaaataaaataaaagttacaacttatgttagtgaaaaacatacggacaaatcaaattaaaatatggctaattgaataaaatattttttgtaattcgcaaCGGTAATGAAAGttctaacagtactcaaacgggtgctgtaatgagactccttacagcatccgatgctgtaatgagattttagtaacattttatggaaccagttcaagttggtgacattgggtcattaatttttctagttgtcaatgtgacaatgtttgtctatggatgtttaaataCGTTCTTAACAttgaatacaaggtccacaatgatgaggacattgaactctgagcaatttctcttattttgggaggtgtacatgaaatatttttatcaggtGAATacgttttgtgttttgacagtttctatttgtcattcaaatttctattttcaagtgttacgttgttaccaactgctacatacctatttccctacattgtcaaaatttattttatttttgagaaaaaaaaaggataaaaacgcgaattacaaaaaatagcataaaaaacacgtttcataagacttaaagcactcattcattaaaaaactcgtggcttcgccactcgtttttcaacttgaattcgtgcatttcaaacgtgtcttacgaaacttgttttttaatatactattaaatgtaaatttatgtaataacacactatgtaagtaataaatattatttatttgtaagtgaACAAATCCTCATACAAACAAATTCGCTCCCAATTCGGCACACATTTGAAGACGAgttctaaattctttataagaatTACGAATTTCCGCCAGTGGTAGAGAatttaatagttctgcttcATCTTGTAATGGTTCactgtaaacaatttgtttcaatcgtccccaaaaataaaaatccataattgcAAGATCAAGACTACGTGCTGGCCATCAAATAGGACCATTTCGTTCAATccatttttgacgaaattgtaattttaaccATTGGGCACAATGTGTGAATGGTAACCTGGGCAACTGTCTTGCTGAAAGTACATTgaccgtataaaatttaagggtaATTGGATTTACATCGCTCCAATAACGACAATGCAGGGAAGAAACAATGTCATTTGTTGAAAAGCTATCTGAAAAGCAGCGTCTTCCTCGTTTAGTCTCTTTGTTTGCAAAAGttatacaaacattttttcatcgGTTTGCGAGCCCCAACATGAGATATTTTTGTGTCCGGGTATTTTTCTGGAATTTATGTATAACTACACGAAAACATGATTCACTAGTACCATAGCacagtactaaataaattctcttTCACGGTAAACATCGCATGAAAAGACTTAGTCTCACCAACATAAGTTGTAagttttatggtttctatggttacatgtcataaattgaacttgaaaaattttcaatttagaaaaaagtccaatttttacataaaaattggaataattagttaacttttatagttagagtataaaattgatgcgatttagtagtttgaacatatccgacgcattatttatgctgagataggtttgaaaaatcagtaacaaaaattttttcctctttgtaactcgatccggggacatactgtatacgTAAACCAACACAAACTCTTTATTTCTTGAGTTTAATAAcacttgtttaatttttaaataattattaacataaatacatattattattatatttatattaaatttatatttccgTCGACCGTgtatttatatgatttataaatgtatacaaaatccaaggtctatagaacataaggttacccaataccgattctcctcctctgagaggcaaggtgactcagtgacgtagctggttctatgaacaacacaacacgatgcgaggtttaaatattttatatagactgtaccacagtataggcacgtataggctatcttttattttgactgtatcgaaccagtgacgtcaatctgcggggtaataatcgatactacagaggcatagggaatgaggtaaccttatgttctataaaccttgtacaaaatcattcattaatgacacctattaataaacgattttaagaaAGTCCGACCGAACTAATATAGtagtcaatttaataaatattctccaatgaaatttgtaataccgaCCCAACCGACCACTATATCTATTCGGTAagactataaaaataaattatgacacattaaaagtgaggttattttGCCAGTGACAGAAGTGGGAGATTTTTCAACGATggattttctctattttgttgaaaagacgGTCATCGgatatctcaataattaacgCGTTCGCTTCGCTTCGCTTGCTCACGCGTTaaaatatctcgataattaatcGCCTTCATTAATAGACTTGTtggttaaataactattatgttatatttttcctCCAATAACGTCATGTTTCCCACCTCACCCCGTCAACGTTAATTTGTtcgagttggataaccttataacCAATACTCAACGGACCTTGGTTTTGGGGCTTCTGCCTGTTATTGCTGACCGCTTGTACCTATTTACTTATTTgcttatttgtttattattattattattattactatagGTTTGTTGTATtcattttttctcgatttttttctaatacaactatatgatttgatatgttaaTCGCATAGAGGGATTTATCCTCTattaaaatatgcaaaaaaacatatgcatcccatttaaaataacgatgttggttgccataacAACGAAGCAAAGAACAATGTAAAGAAGTAAGTATACTCTTCCACATCCAGATCGGTTTTTATGACAGTCATAAATAAAAGCCGGGGTGATTTTTGCCCGCTCGAGTTCCTGAAAAGACTTATGACAGTCATACAAACAGGGtagaacttaaatttttttaaactaaaatttaataaaaaaccaaagtttagttataacaactaaaatttaattataaaaacaagTATAAAAgtcttagaaaaaattattacttttaggAATGTCTAAATAAtagaataacaaaattttaaagaatctaATTATTCTCCGCCCTCTTTTGTAAGTAGACAATGCATGCCTCCTcaaaacatttagaaaaaatatgtaCTTAATATTAGAAACACAACAAATAAGAGAATAATGAGTATTTATATATGACCCTATTATTTTTCTTGCCTTAATGCCGCCCTGAGTGAGGAATCCCAGCATTTTACAACGGGGAATTATCTGTTACAACCCCGTCTTTGTTAGTTTTACAACTACAGTAGGAAAGTAACAGAGTCATAAAAACCGAGCGCCGTGTGGAAGACTATACTAAGAAATGCGCCACaactaataaagaattttttatttgaaacatttttctttaaaaccacaaatggcgaagttattggctatattccagacatttgacacaccctgtataataaaagaaaaagaacattctctataaataaacaaaatcattttgcatctctaaaataaaataaattaaaaaaagatggaagggataagaaaaaagaaaaaaaaggacaCTCTAATCTAACGTCAGCACTTCAGGttcgaaatttatttattcacaagatatttatttagaaatatctaatattaaattgttaactGTTCGCGCGACAAATGTCGGGAATAATTGTAGGTGTTGGTTcgaagaaaaattggaaatttcttACTTGAATTGGGGTTCTATCTTCCGAGGATCGAATAAAAGGCGTCGTTTTAATAACGAATACAATAATGGCTGcttgttttatttgtaacatttgaaaatcgacaaaattgtcatggttacataaaatttggttcgTTATTTGGGTTGCCTAAACATTCCACCcaccaaaaaatattattttttaacaattaatatttgaataataataacaatacaaaatacaatgatgaattaaaaaagaaaacaaataaataaatagcgaaaagaaataaaatacaaaattcaaTTGACGGGTAATACAGATAACTTTGCGACGGGGCGCATTAATCTTCCGTTAGCGGTCTTCACAACCACTACCCGTACAACGCCATCTTGCGCTGGATGTATTTCCACTACGCGTCCGATCGTCCATTGCAATGGGGGACGCTGTTCATCCTTAATGACCACCATGTCTCCCATTTTAATCATAGGAGTGATTTTGTTCCATTTCATACGTTGCTGCAAGGTATGTAGATATTCAGTCCGCCAACGGCCCCAAAAATCTTGTACCATACGCTGCAGCAAATTCCAACGGTCGAGACGGTTTATTGGACTCTTGGTAAAGTCTGGACTAGGTAATTCCACATTTAACGGTTccaaacataaaaaatgtgatgGTGTCAAGGGCAGCAAGTCGTTGGGATCGCTTGACAAAGGGCATAACGGTCTTGAGTTTAACACTGCTTCGATTTGAGTTATCACTGTGTACACTTCTTCGAAGGTAAGTATTTGTTCTCCAATTACTCTTAATAAATGACTCTTCACAGATTTGACCCCAGCTTCAACCAATCCGTTAAAGTGAGGTGCTCCTGGAGGGTGGAAATGCCACTGAATGCCGAAAGTCGAACCAGTAGCTTCGGCAATCTCTTTTAACTTGTTGTTCGCTCCAATAAAATTAGTTCCTTGGTCACTATACAAATTGATGCAATTCCCTCTTCTAGAGAGGAATCTTCGGAGAGCCGCGATGAAAGCATCAGTCGTAAGATCTGTAACCAACTCCAGATGAACAGCTTTAGTagacatacaaagaaaaatacacAGATACGATTTTACAGAACGAGATCCCCGTGATCGGTTCATGGTAGTGCGTATGGGACCTGCAAAATCGACTCCTGCTGCTGAGAATGCCTTCACTTCTGATATTCTGTACTTTGGTAGGTCGGCCATCAATGGAACTTGTGGCCGTGGATTCATCCGGAAACATCTGATGCATTTAAATAACACGCGATGGATTGCTCTTCGCGGAGACAGGATCCAATACCGTTGAGCCAATAATCCATGAAGGGTGCGTTGACCAGGATGTAAATATTCACGATGAATtgtttcgattattaattcaCTTAGTCTTGAATCACACGGCAGTAATAAAGGATGTTTATGTTCGTATGGTATATCCGAATGTCTTAATCGTCCACCCACCCTGAGCAACCCGTCACGATCGATGAAGGGTGTGAGTTTACGAAAGGGTTTTGTTACCAACTGGTTTTTGATAAGAGCATTGAAGACACAcgaaaaatgttgattttgaaCATGTTTTATGAGAACATGAAGTGAATCTTGCAGTTCAAATTGTGAAAATGATGAGAATAAATTAACGTTGCGGTTTTTCTTAGAAAGTAGAATAAACCGTCTTATGTACGAAATAATTCTTTGGATTTTTGATAAGGAAGAAAATTTAGTAAGTAAGTGATCCAGAAAATGTGTTTGATTTTCCCCACAATTTACTAAAATAGGTTTGCTCTCTTTAGCAATTGCttcattattttcatatttgaaaATGGGGTTAACTGGCCACTGATCGGAATCTTCTTTCAACCATGATGGACCATTCCACCAAAGATTAAAAGATGACAATTGACTTGGACATAAACCACGGGAACCACAATCGGCTGGATTATCATGAGAAGGCACATAACGCCACGATGAGGGAGGTAATGCGTTTTGTATATGAGAGACTCTGTTGGCTACGAAGATTTTCCATCTACACGGAGCTGAATGAAGCCAGTGAAGTACCACTTGTGAATCGGTCCACGCAACGACTAAATCGACAGGTAAATTCGACAGTGTGTTGGTGATTGATGAAAATAAATCGGCTAACAAGGTGGCTCCACAAAGTTCCAGTCGAGGGACTGAAATCGTCTTTAAAGGGGCCACACGTGATTTGGCGCAAACGAACGAAGTCGTTATGAGATTGGATGTGGAACATCTAAGGTATGCGACAGCGCAGTAACCCGTTTGCGATGCATCACAGAAAAGGTGAAGTTGGATGTGTTCGGGTTGATCAGGAATGATCAAACGAGGTAAATGAATATCGGATAATAAACTAAGATTATGTTTAAAGGTTTTCCATTCGGAATGGATGCTTGACGGGGGCGATTCATCCCAATCGAGATGAAGGGACCATAATTGTTGAATGAAATGCTTGGCTTTAAATGTGCATGGTGTTAGAAATCCGAGCGGATCAAAAATCCTAGCAATGTCTGATAAGATGGTTCTCTTATTGCAAGGTGATTCATGGGATGTATATGAAAAGGAAAACTGATCGGAGCAAGGATCCCACTGAAGACCGAGGACCTTAACGGAACATGTTTCATCATAGTCCATGGAGATGGGTCGTTGTAAATCGGATTCGGAAACCGCAGTTAGAACATCAAGGTTATTACTGGcccattttcttaatttaaacCCGCCTTTGTTGAGAAGGtttattaattcttgttgtaGCGTAAGTGTCTCATTAATAGTGGAAGCTCCAGTGACAATGTCATCAACGTAAACGTTGTGTTTCAGTACATGGGAAGCTTTAGGATAGTCATTTGAGTACACATTAGCCAATTCAAGAATTGTTCTGAGAGCTAAGAACGGTGCTGAAGAAACGCCATAAGTAACCGTGTTTAATTGATATGACTGTACCGGTTCTTCAGGGGAAAAACGccataaaatgttttgaaatgttcGATCTGAAGGGGAGATTAAAATCTGCCGGTACATCtgctgaatatcacaagtgaatgcgtatttaaaaaatcggaaattgattaaaatattaacgatacTCTGTTGCAATTTTGGACCAATCAACAGAACATCATTTAACGATTTGCCATTAGATGATAACGCAGAGGCATCAAAGACTActctaaattttgacaattgatTATCATCACGAATTATGCAATGATGAggaatataatatttaatagacGTAATATCTGGAGAAGGAATGAGGGACATATGATTAGTCTCAAGATAATCTCTCATGAAATCAacgtattttttatgtaacgaCACATTTTTCAGTAGGCGATTTTCCAATAAAGTAAATCTTTTTAAGGCGATGTTGTATGAATTTCCCAGAACAGATTCATCCTTCTTGAAGGGTAAAGATACGATGAATCTTCCGGATACGTCTCGTCGATAAGTATTCTTGTAGTGATCTTCACATTGTTCTTCTTCTAAAgacattgttttattttcaga
Proteins encoded:
- the LOC139431771 gene encoding uncharacterized protein; amino-acid sequence: MTTTTDKLQKAVLKRTSLLNRLNETLTYGQNLISEEDKCIFSARADRVDTVYDQFQDIHNQIMGFISDGDFPQHDEVRKEVDKAYFTIKSILIKNKSSPAPIPIPQSCPKLNKIIIPVFDGNYKNWPTFFDLFNTMINDNDSLSAVAKYQYLLTSLSGEALNLIKGLPVTNDNYIIAYNSLKGRYQNKRHLATLYFNEIVALKPIQEESSKSFRFLIDTFKENIDGFRMLNFPVDQWDFLLFNILLQKLNISTKTKFESEHTTFEIPTYLQLINFLENQAKAFNSVLLTSDKLSMNKNKPFQNYRGKTSVNLKTEDVKLSFKCILCPESHSIYRCSKFLAKSASERLSIARDHNLCRNCLNKNHNTSSCTSNYRCHSCDQRHHTLLHFETKKQPTMHVGTTACNNGNVSIEGANHQVILPIAFVQIRDHFGRLHLARALLDSGSMSNFITTKLSQRLRLPRKSHSLEIHGLNSMTSICNKGIVNCKIQSCQSQNFSCDLKAIVTPSICSAQPSLSRIINSYDHLKCLDFHPEHNTSVKDVDLLLGAELVPQIFTGGRVCGGQNDPIALHSVFGWILMGKSQLSTSTSLSTCVSTTDDSIDSVIQRFWELESISENKTMSLEEEQCEDHYKNTYRRDVSGRFIVSLPFKKDESVLGNSYNIALKRFTLLENRLLKNVSLHKKYVDFMRDYLETNHMSLIPSPDITSIKYYIPHHCIIRDDNQLSKFRVVFDASALSSNGKSLNDVLLIGPKLQQSIVNILINFRFFKYAFTCDIQQMYRQILISPSDRTFQNILWRFSPEEPVQSYQLNTVTYGVSSAPFLALRTILELANVYSNDYPKASHVLKHNVYVDDIVTGASTINETLTLQQELINLLNKGGFKLRKWASNNLDVLTAVSESDLQRPISMDYDETCSVKVLGLQWDPCSDQFSFSYTSHESPCNKRTILSDIARIFDPLGFLTPCTFKAKHFIQQLWSLHLDWDESPPSSIHSEWKTFKHNLSLLSDIHLPRLIIPDQPEHIQLHLFCDASQTGYCAVAYLRCSTSNLITTSFVCAKSRVAPLKTISVPRLELCGATLLADLFSSITNTLSNLPVDLVVAWTDSQVVLHWLHSAPCRWKIFVANRVSHIQNALPPSSWRYVPSHDNPADCGSRGLCPSQLSSFNLWWNGPSWLKEDSDQWPVNPIFKYENNEAIAKESKPILVNCGENQTHFLDHLLTKFSSLSKIQRIISYIRRFILLSKKNRNVNLFSSFSQFELQDSLHVLIKHVQNQHFSCVFNALIKNQLVTKPFRKLTPFIDRDGLLRVGGRLRHSDIPYEHKHPLLLPCDSRLSELIIETIHREYLHPGQRTLHGLLAQRYWILSPRRAIHRVLFKCIRCFRMNPRPQVPLMADLPKYRISEVKAFSAAGVDFAGPIRTTMNRSRGSRSVKSYLCIFLCMSTKAVHLELVTDLTTDAFIAALRRFLSRRGNCINLYSDQGTNFIGANNKLKEIAEATGSTFGIQWHFHPPGAPHFNGLVEAGVKSVKSHLLRVIGEQILTFEEVYTVITQIEAVLNSRPLCPLSSDPNDLLPLTPSHFLCLEPLNVELPSPDFTKSPINRLDRWNLLQRMVQDFWGRWRTEYLHTLQQRMKWNKITPMIKMGDMVVIKDEQRPPLQWTIGRVVEIHPAQDGVVRVVVVKTANGRLMRPVAKLSVLPVN